A portion of the Candidatus Methylacidiphilales bacterium genome contains these proteins:
- a CDS encoding CofH family radical SAM protein: MREDPWDLSLPELQAEAARLNNRRHGNRVTYVVNRNANFTNICTVGCSFCGFQRKASDADAYDRTAGEVIERLSLTPWVTEVCLQGGIHPGWRLEDYAALVRSIKEHFPGIHVHAFSPMEIEHMRRSSGRDLESVLGELIDSGLDTMPGTAAEILVDRVRGELSGNKLGAATWEQIVRTAHGMGLKSTATVMYGHIETWEDIREHFSILQRIQEDTGGFTELVPLAFIPYRNRLGSRMVPGRVESRDFAGFEQRSMERAQRLYPLARVYFDHLIPNLQTSWVKLGPARAVASLDWGCNDFGGTLYEESITRESGGAHGECLTPGEIRRLLLAAGWEPAERSTTYRLLPRREVPETRAPGLAAVV, from the coding sequence ATGCGTGAAGACCCTTGGGACTTGTCCCTGCCCGAGCTGCAAGCGGAAGCAGCCCGCCTGAACAACCGGCGGCACGGGAACCGTGTGACGTATGTGGTCAATCGCAACGCCAACTTCACCAACATCTGCACGGTGGGCTGCAGTTTCTGTGGCTTCCAACGAAAGGCCTCTGATGCCGATGCTTATGACCGCACGGCCGGGGAGGTGATCGAACGGCTTTCCCTGACTCCCTGGGTGACCGAAGTTTGTCTCCAAGGGGGGATTCACCCTGGTTGGCGGCTGGAGGACTACGCCGCTCTGGTGCGATCCATCAAGGAGCACTTCCCCGGCATCCATGTTCACGCTTTTTCACCGATGGAGATTGAACACATGCGGCGAAGCAGCGGTCGCGACCTGGAGTCCGTGCTGGGCGAACTGATCGACAGCGGGCTCGACACGATGCCGGGCACGGCGGCAGAAATCTTGGTCGACCGGGTTCGCGGCGAGCTTTCGGGCAACAAACTGGGGGCCGCCACATGGGAGCAAATCGTGCGTACGGCCCACGGGATGGGTTTGAAATCGACCGCCACTGTCATGTATGGCCATATCGAGACTTGGGAGGACATCCGGGAGCACTTTTCGATCCTGCAAAGAATCCAGGAAGACACCGGGGGATTCACCGAATTGGTCCCGCTGGCCTTCATTCCCTACCGCAACCGGCTGGGCAGCCGGATGGTGCCCGGCCGGGTGGAATCCCGCGACTTTGCCGGGTTTGAACAACGATCCATGGAACGCGCGCAGCGGCTTTACCCTTTGGCCCGGGTGTACTTCGACCATCTCATCCCCAACCTCCAGACATCGTGGGTCAAACTGGGCCCGGCCCGGGCCGTCGCTTCACTGGACTGGGGCTGCAACGATTTTGGCGGGACGCTTTACGAAGAATCGATCACACGGGAATCCGGTGGGGCACACGGGGAATGCCTGACCCCGGGTGAGATCCGCAGGCTGCTTTTGGCCGCGGGCTGGGAACCCGCCGAGCGGAGCACCACCTACCGGTTGCTGCCCCGGCGAGAGGTGCCGGAGACCCGGGCGCCCGGCTTGGCTGCTGTGGTATGA